A window from Pseudomonas alloputida encodes these proteins:
- the rplU gene encoding 50S ribosomal protein L21 codes for MSYAVIVTGGKQYKVAEGEFLKIEKLEVATGESVTFDRVLLVANGEEVTIGAPVVAGAKVVAEVVSQGRHDKVRIIKFRRRKHHMKRMGHRQWFTEIKITGIQA; via the coding sequence ATGTCTTACGCAGTAATCGTTACCGGCGGCAAGCAGTACAAAGTCGCTGAAGGTGAATTCCTCAAGATCGAAAAACTGGAAGTCGCCACTGGCGAATCCGTGACCTTCGATCGCGTTCTGCTGGTCGCCAACGGTGAAGAAGTCACCATCGGTGCTCCAGTTGTTGCTGGCGCTAAAGTAGTGGCCGAAGTCGTTTCGCAAGGCCGCCACGACAAGGTTCGCATCATCAAGTTCCGTCGTCGTAAGCACCACATGAAGCGTATGGGCCACCGCCAGTGGTTCACCGAGATCAAAATCACCGGCATCCAGGCTTAA
- the rpmA gene encoding 50S ribosomal protein L27: protein MAHKKAGGSTRNGRDSESKRLGVKMYGGQVIKPGNIIVRQRGTEFHAGYGVGMGKDHTLFAKIEGVIKFEKKGEFMRRYVSIVAA, encoded by the coding sequence ATGGCTCACAAGAAGGCTGGTGGTAGTACTCGTAACGGTCGCGACTCAGAATCGAAACGCCTTGGCGTGAAGATGTATGGCGGCCAGGTTATCAAGCCAGGCAACATCATCGTCCGTCAGCGCGGTACCGAATTCCACGCTGGCTACGGCGTTGGCATGGGCAAGGACCACACCTTGTTCGCCAAGATCGAAGGCGTGATCAAGTTCGAGAAGAAAGGCGAGTTCATGCGCCGTTACGTGAGCATCGTCGCCGCTTAA
- the cgtA gene encoding Obg family GTPase CgtA has protein sequence MKFVDEVSIRVKAGDGGNGCMSFRREKFIENGGPNGGDGGDGGSVYMIADENLNTLVDYRYTRHHEAQRGSNGGSTDCTGKKGEDLFLRVPVGTTVIDASTQEVIGDLVTPGQKLMVAQGGWHGLGNTRFKSSTNRAPRQTTPGKPGEQRDLKMEMKVLADVGLLGLPNAGKSTFIRSVSAAKPKVADYPFTTLVPNLGVVSVDRWKSFVIADIPGLIEGASEGAGLGIRFLKHLARTRVLLHLVDIAPLDESSPADAAEVIVNELTRFSPSLAERERWLVLNKADMVMDDERDERVQEVIDRLEWEGPVYVISAISKQGTDKLSHDLMRYLEDRADRLANDPAYAEELADLDQRIEDEARAQLQALDDARTLRRTGVKSVHDIGDDDGWDDDFEDDEDGPEIIYVRD, from the coding sequence ATGAAGTTTGTTGACGAAGTATCCATTCGGGTCAAGGCCGGTGACGGTGGCAACGGTTGCATGAGCTTCCGTCGCGAGAAGTTCATCGAGAACGGCGGCCCTAACGGCGGTGACGGTGGTGACGGCGGCTCGGTGTACATGATTGCCGACGAAAACCTGAACACCCTGGTCGACTACCGCTACACCCGTCACCATGAAGCCCAGCGTGGCTCCAACGGCGGTAGCACCGACTGCACCGGCAAGAAGGGTGAAGACCTGTTCCTGCGCGTGCCGGTCGGCACCACCGTGATCGATGCTTCCACGCAGGAAGTGATCGGTGACCTGGTCACCCCCGGCCAGAAGCTGATGGTCGCGCAAGGTGGCTGGCACGGGCTTGGCAACACCCGTTTCAAGTCGAGCACCAACCGTGCGCCGCGCCAGACCACCCCAGGCAAACCGGGTGAGCAGCGTGACCTGAAGATGGAAATGAAGGTGTTGGCCGACGTCGGCCTGCTGGGCTTGCCGAACGCTGGCAAGAGTACCTTCATCCGTTCGGTCTCGGCCGCCAAGCCGAAAGTTGCCGACTACCCGTTCACTACCCTGGTGCCAAACCTGGGCGTGGTCAGCGTCGACCGCTGGAAGAGCTTCGTCATCGCCGACATCCCAGGCCTGATCGAAGGCGCTTCCGAAGGTGCCGGCCTGGGTATCCGCTTCCTCAAGCACCTGGCGCGTACTCGCGTGCTGCTGCACCTGGTGGACATTGCACCGCTGGACGAAAGCAGCCCGGCCGATGCCGCCGAAGTCATCGTCAACGAGCTGACCCGCTTCAGCCCGTCGCTGGCCGAGCGTGAGCGCTGGCTGGTGCTGAACAAGGCCGATATGGTCATGGACGACGAGCGCGACGAGCGTGTGCAGGAAGTGATCGACCGTCTGGAGTGGGAAGGCCCGGTCTACGTGATCTCGGCTATTTCCAAGCAGGGCACCGACAAGCTCAGCCACGACCTGATGCGCTACCTCGAAGACCGCGCCGACCGCCTGGCCAACGACCCGGCCTACGCCGAAGAGCTGGCCGACCTTGACCAGCGCATCGAAGACGAAGCCCGTGCCCAGCTGCAGGCCCTGGACGACGCCCGTACCCTGCGTCGTACCGGCGTCAAGAGCGTGCATGACATCGGCGACGACGATGGTTGGGACGATGATTTCGAGGACGACGAAGACGGTCCGGAAATCATTTACGTGCGCGACTGA
- the proB gene encoding glutamate 5-kinase — protein sequence MRSKVTGAKRWVVKIGSALLTADGKGLDRGAMAVWVEQMVALREAGVELVLVSSGAVAAGMSQLGWTKRPSAMNELQAAASLGQMRLVQAWESSFGEHGKHTAQILLTHDDLSDRKRYLNARSTLRTLVDLGVVPVINENDTVVTDEIRFGDNDTLAALVANLVEADLLVILTDRDGMFDADPRNNPEAQLIYEARADDPSLDAVAGGTGGALGRGGMQTKLRAARLAARSGAHTIIIGGRIERVLDRLKAGERLGTLLSPERGMLAARKQWLAGHLQTRGTLVLDAGAVQALRQANKSLLPVGVKTVQGSFRRGEMVVCVGPDGVEVARGLANYSALEAQKIIGQSSEAIESILGYSAEPELVHRDNLVLV from the coding sequence ATGCGAAGCAAGGTGACGGGCGCCAAGCGCTGGGTCGTTAAGATTGGCAGTGCTCTGCTGACCGCCGATGGCAAGGGCCTCGACCGCGGTGCAATGGCCGTTTGGGTCGAGCAGATGGTCGCGCTGCGTGAGGCGGGCGTGGAGTTGGTACTGGTCTCCTCCGGGGCCGTGGCTGCCGGCATGAGCCAGCTGGGCTGGACCAAGCGACCGAGTGCGATGAACGAGCTGCAGGCGGCTGCCTCGCTCGGCCAGATGCGTCTGGTGCAGGCCTGGGAGTCGAGCTTCGGGGAGCACGGGAAGCACACCGCGCAGATCCTGCTGACCCATGACGACCTGTCCGACCGCAAGCGTTACCTGAATGCCCGCAGCACCCTGCGCACCTTGGTCGATCTGGGCGTGGTGCCGGTGATCAACGAAAACGACACCGTGGTCACCGACGAGATCCGCTTCGGCGACAACGACACCCTGGCGGCGCTGGTGGCCAACCTGGTCGAGGCCGACCTGCTGGTGATCCTCACCGACCGCGATGGTATGTTCGATGCCGACCCGCGCAACAACCCCGAAGCGCAGTTGATCTACGAAGCCCGCGCCGACGACCCCTCACTGGATGCCGTGGCCGGTGGTACCGGTGGTGCCCTGGGCCGTGGCGGCATGCAGACCAAGCTGCGTGCGGCGCGCCTGGCTGCCCGTTCCGGCGCCCACACCATCATTATCGGTGGCCGCATCGAGCGCGTGCTGGACCGCCTGAAGGCGGGCGAGCGCCTGGGCACCTTGCTGTCCCCTGAGCGCGGCATGCTCGCGGCGCGCAAGCAGTGGCTGGCCGGTCACCTGCAAACCCGTGGCACCCTGGTGCTGGATGCCGGTGCCGTGCAAGCGCTGCGTCAGGCCAACAAGAGCTTGCTGCCGGTTGGCGTGAAGACTGTGCAGGGCAGCTTCCGTCGCGGCGAGATGGTGGTGTGCGTCGGCCCGGACGGTGTTGAAGTGGCTCGCGGCCTGGCCAACTACAGCGCCCTGGAGGCGCAGAAGATCATTGGTCAGTCGTCCGAAGCCATCGAGTCGATCCTTGGCTATAGCGCCGAGCCGGAACTTGTACACCGCGACAACCTGGTGCTGGTATGA
- a CDS encoding CreA family protein yields the protein MSLLKNVIAVAACVLPMLAGAEEVGQVSTVFKFVGPNDRIVVEAFDDPKVEGVTCYLSRAKTGGVKGGLGLAEDRAEASIACRQVGPINFKGELKDGEEVFKERTSLVFKTMQVVRFLDKKRNTLVYLVYSDRMIEGSPQNAVTAIPILPWAH from the coding sequence ATGAGCCTGCTGAAGAACGTAATCGCTGTGGCAGCGTGCGTGCTGCCGATGTTGGCTGGCGCCGAAGAGGTCGGCCAGGTGTCCACCGTGTTCAAGTTCGTCGGGCCGAACGACCGCATTGTGGTCGAGGCGTTCGATGACCCTAAAGTCGAGGGCGTGACGTGCTACCTGTCACGTGCCAAGACTGGCGGAGTGAAAGGGGGCTTGGGGCTGGCCGAGGACCGGGCGGAGGCATCGATTGCCTGTCGTCAGGTCGGGCCGATCAACTTCAAGGGTGAGCTCAAGGATGGCGAGGAAGTGTTCAAGGAACGCACCTCGCTGGTGTTCAAGACCATGCAGGTGGTGCGTTTTCTCGACAAGAAGCGCAATACGCTGGTGTACCTGGTGTACAGCGACCGCATGATCGAAGGCAGCCCGCAGAATGCGGTGACTGCCATTCCGATCCTGCCTTGGGCTCATTGA
- the mksF gene encoding Mks condensin complex protein MksF has translation MSQERYGIRRFALLNTAGYSLGLFPLEHPLSVYGANNLGKSASINALQFPILARMSDMSFGKYSLEQSRRFYFASDTSYILCELSLPHGPHVIGVVGRGPGGGFGHQFFAYKGELDLAHYQKNDTCLRQKELFTNLERLGIKAYELKPDELRRLLVGGHTSVPLDLTMIPLRSTSEQSLKTFRALFINLLHMREITAAKLKQLFLDAFEHSLRSGSVDYIAACEEAFRDVRRMEQDYNALVAAGPLVEALAGGVAQRDILRGKLHRISPVLDTLLGTWQEYAMARKEELVIQSEHYRGEQDRLQNDQRGGTQELMRLEREITGIQRWLGELSVLKHRFALVDDVKVLEQQLLAAKDAHDELAGALAQSRQFSAEDLDERVRDLEKRLKQVKQQLDHADNNSYARLREEFSQQDVDRLMRLFNGALFSLPLGDRGIELDDSDLWVKSLEAVLDGFKGERFEAPGLAIDLTHIDPPALQALADRAALRDQKERLEKELKQLKTQQAVAADRSASKAQTETLYQEVLDAQKALEDFRRSQTLAAEEPEKLEQLSQLEAAQDELKRSSDAFTERVQQLSAKLQLVGRQLGDLESKQRTLEDALRRRQLLPADLPYGTPYMEAIDDSMDNLLPLLNDYQDSWQSLQRVDNQIEALYAQVRLKGVAKFDSEDDMERRLQLLVNAYAHRTDEALTLAKARRAAVTDIARTLRNIRSDYDSLEHQLALFNREINKRQVSNLESFRVVLAPNKEALKHIDQIIHSAGQYEEGETLSVFDLTQSADQDNKNEEAKEYLARLVAANHNQLGLKDLFELAFEITKVNGQPIIHADIDGAASNGTTMTIKALTNMYLLLHLMDRDLAGRIRLPYYLDEAADIDERNQAALLETSQQLGFVPILASVKPQVSAHVAIDLEGGSGPNGIYIDEADWKFISRLDEVKAVVREDQAEELA, from the coding sequence ATGAGCCAGGAACGCTACGGCATCCGCCGCTTCGCATTGCTCAACACCGCCGGCTACAGCCTTGGCCTGTTCCCGCTGGAGCACCCGCTGTCGGTATACGGCGCCAACAACCTGGGTAAATCGGCGTCGATCAACGCCCTGCAGTTCCCGATCCTGGCACGCATGTCGGACATGAGTTTCGGCAAGTACAGCCTTGAGCAGTCGCGCCGCTTCTACTTCGCCAGCGACACCTCGTACATTCTTTGCGAACTGAGCCTGCCCCACGGCCCGCACGTGATTGGTGTGGTCGGGCGCGGCCCGGGTGGCGGTTTCGGCCACCAGTTCTTCGCCTACAAGGGCGAACTGGACCTGGCCCACTACCAGAAGAACGACACCTGCCTGCGTCAGAAGGAGCTGTTCACCAACCTTGAGCGCCTGGGGATCAAGGCTTACGAACTGAAGCCGGACGAACTGCGCCGACTGCTGGTGGGCGGACACACTTCGGTGCCGCTGGACCTGACCATGATCCCGCTGCGTTCCACCAGCGAGCAAAGCCTGAAAACTTTCCGCGCGCTGTTCATCAACCTGCTGCACATGCGTGAGATCACCGCCGCCAAGCTCAAGCAACTGTTCCTCGACGCCTTCGAGCACAGCCTGCGCTCGGGCAGCGTCGACTACATCGCTGCGTGCGAGGAAGCCTTCCGCGACGTACGCCGCATGGAGCAGGACTACAACGCCCTGGTCGCTGCCGGCCCGTTGGTCGAGGCCCTGGCCGGTGGCGTGGCCCAGCGCGACATCCTGCGTGGCAAGCTGCACCGCATTTCGCCTGTGCTCGACACCCTGCTGGGCACCTGGCAGGAATACGCCATGGCGCGCAAGGAAGAGCTGGTCATCCAGTCCGAGCACTACCGTGGCGAGCAGGACCGCCTGCAGAACGACCAGCGTGGCGGCACCCAGGAGCTGATGCGCCTGGAGCGTGAAATTACCGGTATCCAGCGCTGGCTAGGCGAGCTGTCGGTGCTCAAGCACCGCTTTGCGCTGGTCGATGACGTCAAGGTACTGGAGCAGCAACTGCTGGCGGCCAAAGACGCCCACGACGAGCTGGCCGGCGCGCTGGCCCAGTCACGGCAGTTCAGTGCCGAAGACCTCGACGAGCGCGTACGCGACCTGGAAAAACGCCTGAAGCAGGTCAAGCAGCAGCTGGATCACGCTGACAACAACAGCTATGCCCGCCTGCGCGAAGAGTTCTCGCAGCAGGACGTCGACCGCCTGATGCGTCTGTTCAACGGCGCGCTGTTCAGCCTGCCGCTGGGAGATCGCGGTATCGAGCTGGACGACAGCGACCTGTGGGTAAAATCGCTGGAAGCGGTGCTCGACGGCTTCAAGGGCGAACGCTTCGAGGCCCCAGGCCTGGCCATCGACCTGACCCACATCGACCCGCCGGCACTGCAGGCCCTGGCCGACCGGGCCGCCCTGCGCGACCAGAAAGAGCGCCTGGAAAAAGAACTCAAGCAGCTCAAGACCCAGCAAGCCGTGGCCGCCGACCGCTCCGCCTCCAAAGCGCAGACCGAAACCCTGTACCAGGAAGTGCTGGACGCGCAGAAGGCGCTGGAAGACTTCCGCCGCAGCCAAACCCTCGCCGCCGAAGAGCCCGAGAAGCTGGAACAGCTCTCGCAGCTGGAAGCGGCCCAGGACGAACTCAAGCGCTCCAGCGACGCCTTCACCGAGCGCGTCCAGCAGCTGTCAGCCAAGTTGCAACTGGTCGGCCGCCAGCTCGGCGACCTCGAGTCCAAGCAGCGCACCCTGGAAGACGCCCTGCGCCGTCGCCAGCTGTTGCCGGCCGACCTGCCCTACGGCACGCCATACATGGAAGCCATCGACGACTCGATGGACAACCTGCTGCCGCTGCTCAATGACTACCAGGACAGCTGGCAAAGCCTTCAGCGGGTGGACAACCAGATCGAGGCGCTGTACGCCCAGGTGCGCCTCAAAGGCGTTGCCAAGTTCGACAGCGAAGACGACATGGAACGCCGCCTGCAACTGCTGGTGAACGCCTACGCGCACCGTACCGACGAAGCCCTGACCTTGGCCAAGGCACGCCGCGCTGCGGTCACCGACATCGCCCGAACCCTGCGCAACATCCGCAGCGACTACGACAGCCTCGAGCACCAGCTGGCCCTGTTCAACCGCGAGATCAACAAGCGCCAGGTTTCCAACCTGGAAAGCTTCCGCGTGGTACTGGCGCCGAACAAGGAAGCGCTCAAGCACATCGACCAGATTATCCACAGTGCCGGCCAGTACGAAGAAGGCGAAACCCTGTCGGTCTTCGACCTGACCCAGAGTGCCGATCAGGACAACAAGAACGAAGAGGCCAAGGAGTACCTGGCACGGCTGGTGGCGGCCAACCACAACCAGCTGGGCCTGAAGGACCTGTTCGAGCTGGCGTTCGAGATCACCAAGGTCAATGGCCAGCCGATCATCCACGCCGACATCGACGGTGCGGCGTCCAACGGCACCACCATGACGATCAAGGCGCTGACCAACATGTACCTGTTGCTGCACCTGATGGACCGTGACCTGGCCGGGCGCATTCGCCTGCCGTACTACCTGGACGAAGCGGCAGACATCGACGAACGCAACCAGGCGGCACTGCTGGAGACCAGCCAGCAACTGGGCTTCGTGCCGATCCTGGCGAGTGTGAAACCACAGGTCTCGGCGCACGTTGCGATCGACCTGGAAGGTGGCAGCGGGCCGAACGGCATCTACATCGACGAGGCGGACTGGAAGTTCATCAGCCGGCTGGATGAAGTGAAAGCGGTTGTGCGTGAGGATCAGGCCGAGGAACTGGCCTGA
- the mksE gene encoding Mks condensin complex protein MksE produces MHLDLSELSQLAPIFRELFKGFHVSRRDPELYAQLSNFQDQYRTLFKALGFELVCDTRGFYYFVPDMTAAQVNKTAQRLSLFTFILVEHLADQGRDPMAVLDGGSIGRDELPSLLDKYRDLFLQAEVQTVDELEEKILRRMTQLGFAHEEGGIYRFLPPMHRFLDVCLSVQQDRDLAATLHSALPLPTPVLVEEESAEELNRTDDPLDLTPFQGEESEEDALARAIREEQQEIDA; encoded by the coding sequence ATGCATCTTGATCTTTCCGAACTGTCCCAGCTCGCGCCGATCTTCCGCGAGCTGTTCAAAGGCTTCCACGTCAGCCGGCGCGACCCTGAGCTGTACGCCCAGCTGTCGAACTTCCAGGACCAGTACCGCACCCTGTTCAAGGCCCTGGGCTTCGAACTGGTGTGCGATACCCGTGGTTTCTACTACTTCGTGCCGGACATGACCGCCGCGCAGGTCAACAAGACCGCGCAGCGCCTGTCGCTGTTCACCTTCATCCTGGTCGAGCACCTTGCTGACCAGGGCCGCGACCCGATGGCCGTGCTCGACGGTGGCAGCATCGGTCGCGACGAACTGCCCTCGCTGCTGGACAAGTACCGCGACCTGTTCCTGCAGGCCGAAGTGCAGACCGTGGACGAGCTGGAAGAAAAAATTCTGCGGCGCATGACCCAGCTCGGCTTCGCCCATGAGGAAGGCGGCATCTACCGCTTCCTGCCGCCCATGCACCGCTTCCTCGATGTGTGCCTCTCGGTACAGCAGGACCGCGACCTGGCCGCCACCCTGCACAGCGCCCTGCCGCTGCCGACCCCGGTACTGGTCGAGGAAGAAAGCGCCGAAGAACTCAACCGTACCGACGACCCGCTCGACCTCACGCCTTTCCAGGGCGAGGAAAGCGAAGAGGACGCCCTGGCCCGGGCCATCCGCGAAGAGCAACAGGAGATTGACGCATGA
- the mksB gene encoding Mks condensin complex protein MksB, giving the protein MIEPKRVLRALAEHWALIEPLCERFDQGTLSLVELRQHVARQQLESTPQDITQLLDVWIRLDILVPVAKSPNRFELNAQIHDFLAYLRREHRLGLCLEIEAYLRHLERLAGHIQDAFDNRDSDDLARQLRLLDMRVRDVLKKLDNDEQALVAVAERAKTSNRQIPLRQRYAEVLATWDEYVEPMIQLVNADGAFEQGVRKVETVLLKLLGEQARLGHLVDDDMLLRTHARILEMQTSAQLTLRHARELLLPLREEARRHNAVTRGAALALSVIRRKGIDAVPQAAMPMFTRPQSTFLGSASQVEAYVYALARFEPKPARFPKAHKTQSGALPRAPRTVKEMAERCEQALPLPDLMVWLLEQEPEGATDELLYWFSRLSREKRFKRERLDRREYTTQEHLVSLHSFALTSSREDAPSAPTEPNASPAHAS; this is encoded by the coding sequence ATGATCGAACCCAAGCGCGTCCTGCGCGCCCTAGCCGAACACTGGGCCCTGATCGAGCCGCTGTGCGAGCGTTTCGACCAGGGCACCCTGAGCCTGGTCGAACTGCGCCAGCATGTGGCCCGCCAGCAGCTCGAAAGCACCCCGCAGGACATCACCCAGCTACTCGACGTGTGGATCCGCCTGGATATCCTGGTCCCGGTGGCCAAGAGCCCGAACCGTTTCGAGCTCAACGCGCAGATCCACGACTTCCTCGCCTACCTGCGCCGCGAACACCGGCTGGGCCTGTGCCTGGAGATCGAAGCCTACTTGCGCCACCTGGAGCGCCTGGCCGGGCACATCCAGGATGCCTTCGACAACCGCGACAGCGACGACCTGGCACGCCAGTTGCGCCTGCTCGACATGCGCGTGCGCGATGTGCTGAAAAAGCTCGACAACGACGAGCAGGCACTGGTGGCCGTGGCCGAACGGGCCAAGACCAGCAACCGCCAGATTCCGCTGCGCCAGCGTTATGCCGAAGTGCTGGCCACCTGGGACGAATACGTCGAGCCGATGATCCAGCTGGTCAACGCCGACGGCGCCTTCGAACAGGGTGTACGCAAGGTCGAGACCGTGCTGCTGAAACTGCTGGGCGAACAGGCGCGCCTGGGCCACCTGGTCGACGACGACATGCTGCTGCGCACCCACGCGCGCATCCTGGAAATGCAGACCAGCGCCCAGTTGACCCTGCGCCACGCCCGCGAACTGCTGCTGCCGCTGCGCGAAGAAGCCCGCCGACACAACGCCGTGACCCGCGGCGCCGCACTGGCCCTGTCGGTGATCCGGCGCAAAGGCATCGATGCCGTGCCGCAGGCGGCCATGCCGATGTTCACCCGCCCGCAAAGCACCTTCCTTGGCAGTGCCAGCCAGGTCGAGGCCTACGTTTACGCACTGGCTCGCTTCGAGCCCAAACCGGCGCGCTTCCCCAAAGCTCACAAGACCCAGTCCGGCGCCCTGCCCCGTGCCCCGCGCACGGTCAAGGAAATGGCCGAACGCTGCGAACAGGCCCTGCCACTGCCCGACTTGATGGTCTGGCTGCTGGAGCAGGAGCCCGAAGGCGCCACCGACGAGCTGCTGTACTGGTTCTCGCGCCTGTCGCGGGAAAAGCGCTTCAAGCGCGAACGCCTCGACCGCCGCGAATACACCACCCAGGAACATTTGGTCAGCCTGCATTCGTTCGCCCTGACCTCCAGCCGCGAAGACGCCCCAAGCGCGCCTACCGAACCCAACGCGAGCCCAGCCCATGCATCTTGA
- the rimI gene encoding ribosomal protein S18-alanine N-acetyltransferase, which yields MSDSISFRPMTEADLDAVLKIEYAAFSHPWTRGIFQDALKSYEVWLMFDGQQQVGHGVINVIIDEAHLLNITVKPENQGCGLGLRLLKHLMARAYQLNGRECFLEVRASNQSAYRLYERYGFNEIGRRRDYYPIAGGREDALVMACTLFED from the coding sequence ATGAGTGACTCGATCAGCTTCCGCCCGATGACCGAGGCGGATCTGGATGCCGTACTTAAGATCGAATATGCCGCATTCAGTCACCCCTGGACCCGTGGAATCTTTCAGGATGCGCTCAAATCGTACGAAGTCTGGCTGATGTTCGATGGCCAGCAGCAAGTGGGCCATGGTGTGATCAATGTGATCATCGATGAAGCGCACCTGCTCAACATCACCGTAAAACCGGAAAACCAAGGCTGCGGCCTGGGCCTGCGCCTGCTCAAGCACCTGATGGCCCGGGCCTATCAGCTCAATGGCCGCGAATGCTTTCTGGAAGTGCGCGCCAGCAACCAGTCGGCCTATCGTTTGTACGAGCGTTATGGTTTCAACGAAATTGGCCGCCGCCGCGACTATTATCCGATTGCCGGCGGCCGTGAAGACGCCCTGGTGATGGCCTGTACCCTGTTCGAAGACTGA
- a CDS encoding D-Ala-D-Ala carboxypeptidase family metallohydrolase, with protein MRQLLLAASLCIASATHADERDVWMFAQWAGDHQTRPFREMLVDARLYGVVPIHQLLRSASDWKLCHASPFAVPPPGNWAAVRSTLALIKALDDQGILRQFEVVSAYREPRLNACAGGAANSAHTRAFAVDILLPAWADPNPLCRFWQQHGQAWNMGLGRYPSGRIHLDTAGYRTWGGDGGAGASFCINPK; from the coding sequence ATGAGACAACTGCTTTTGGCAGCGAGCCTGTGTATCGCTAGCGCTACTCACGCTGACGAGCGCGACGTGTGGATGTTCGCCCAGTGGGCGGGTGATCATCAAACCCGCCCTTTCCGTGAAATGCTGGTAGATGCCCGGCTTTACGGTGTAGTGCCAATTCACCAGTTGCTGCGCTCGGCATCGGACTGGAAACTGTGCCACGCATCGCCTTTCGCCGTACCACCCCCCGGCAATTGGGCCGCTGTGCGTTCGACCCTCGCGTTGATCAAGGCACTCGACGATCAAGGCATCCTGCGCCAGTTCGAGGTGGTTTCGGCCTACCGTGAGCCGCGCCTGAATGCCTGTGCGGGCGGGGCGGCCAACAGTGCGCATACCCGCGCTTTCGCCGTCGATATACTGCTGCCGGCCTGGGCCGACCCCAATCCGCTGTGCCGTTTCTGGCAGCAACACGGCCAAGCCTGGAACATGGGGCTGGGCCGCTACCCATCAGGCCGTATCCATTTGGATACCGCCGGTTATCGCACCTGGGGTGGTGATGGCGGTGCGGGGGCGTCGTTCTGTATCAACCCCAAATGA
- a CDS encoding IS110-like element ISPpu9 family transposase: MARKPSKQRFTVVHPDCAAIDVGGREHFVAVDPRHENPVQSFTSFTDDLLKMANWLESLGIKVVAMESTGVYWIPIYEILSERGFDVYLVNARATRQITGRKSDVLDCQWIWQLMTHGLLRGAFRPDDLTCCVRSLVRQRASKVKDQAQTLNRMQKAMSQMNIQLANVISDISGVTGMKILRAICAGERDPVQLAELTDRRIKAGKEAVARSLHGNWRREHLHALTQELAAYDFLEQQIADCDDAIKAALEQLPVLQNKPEPSKKPLRSPHRNGAQQTVLHQTLWKVLGVDLTAIPTIGVDTALVLAGEIGTDLSRFPSSQHFCSWLGLAPPTRISGGHRLAGGGPKIVNRAAQALKQAASNARNDKGFIGASHRARLTRMDTSCAIKATAHQLARLVYNLLTKKQAYVEQGLEEFEARSQDRQVRALLRKARKLGYQLVAA, encoded by the coding sequence ATGGCGCGCAAGCCTTCCAAGCAACGCTTTACCGTCGTCCATCCCGATTGCGCGGCGATCGATGTCGGTGGTCGAGAGCATTTCGTGGCGGTCGATCCCCGGCACGAAAATCCCGTCCAGTCGTTCACGTCCTTTACTGACGACCTGCTCAAGATGGCTAACTGGCTTGAAAGCCTGGGGATCAAGGTCGTTGCCATGGAATCCACGGGGGTTTATTGGATTCCAATTTACGAGATTCTCAGCGAGCGCGGTTTTGACGTTTATCTCGTCAATGCCAGAGCAACTCGGCAAATCACGGGCCGTAAATCAGATGTGCTGGATTGCCAGTGGATCTGGCAGCTGATGACTCATGGACTGCTCAGAGGCGCATTCCGCCCCGATGATCTGACCTGCTGCGTCCGGTCATTGGTCAGGCAGCGTGCTTCCAAAGTGAAAGACCAGGCGCAGACGCTGAACCGGATGCAAAAGGCCATGAGCCAAATGAACATCCAGCTGGCCAATGTCATCAGTGATATTTCCGGTGTAACTGGCATGAAGATTTTGCGGGCCATCTGCGCAGGTGAACGGGACCCAGTGCAACTGGCTGAACTAACCGACCGCCGCATCAAGGCAGGCAAGGAGGCTGTCGCTCGGAGTCTTCATGGCAATTGGCGGCGCGAGCATTTGCATGCGCTAACTCAGGAATTGGCTGCCTATGACTTCCTGGAGCAGCAAATTGCAGATTGTGACGACGCCATAAAAGCCGCGTTAGAGCAGTTGCCGGTGCTGCAAAACAAGCCAGAGCCATCCAAGAAGCCTTTACGGAGCCCACACCGAAACGGCGCCCAACAGACTGTATTGCATCAGACTTTGTGGAAAGTTCTTGGCGTGGACCTAACCGCAATTCCAACCATTGGGGTGGACACTGCATTAGTGCTGGCAGGGGAGATCGGTACAGATCTATCACGCTTCCCGTCCTCACAGCACTTCTGCTCTTGGTTGGGACTGGCTCCCCCTACCCGAATTTCCGGCGGTCATCGACTGGCAGGTGGTGGGCCCAAAATAGTCAATCGAGCAGCGCAAGCACTCAAGCAGGCTGCATCCAATGCCCGTAACGACAAGGGTTTCATTGGCGCATCGCACCGAGCCAGACTGACTCGAATGGATACCAGCTGCGCCATCAAAGCCACTGCGCATCAGTTGGCACGTCTGGTGTACAACCTGTTAACCAAGAAGCAGGCTTATGTTGAACAAGGTCTTGAGGAGTTCGAAGCCAGAAGCCAAGACCGGCAGGTCCGGGCTTTGCTTCGCAAAGCCCGGAAACTGGGGTATCAACTGGTGGCCGCTTGA